ATCGGCCATGAATTCTTTGGTGTGATTGAAAAAGTCGGTAGCGGTGTGGATAGCAAACGTATCGGTGAACGCGTCTCTATCGACCCAGTGCTCAGTTGTGGTCATTGCTATCCATGCTCAATTGGTAAACCAAATGTCTGTGAAACCTTAGAAGTCTTAGGCGTTCATACTGATGGTGGCTTTACAGAGTATGTTACGGTACCTGCTGCCAATGCGTATACCATCCCTGATTCAATCAGTGATGAGTGTGCAGTCACTGTTGAGCCTTACTCTATCGCCGCCAACGTGACTTCACATGTTCATCCAACCAAAGACGATGTCGCCTTAGTGTATGGCGCAGGCACAATTGGACTAACATGCGCACAAGTTTTAAAAGGTGTGTACCAAGTCAAAACCTTAATTGTGGTTGACCGCGTTGCTGAGCGATTAGCCAGAGCAACAGCTTGTGGAGCCGATATCGTCATTGATAACTCACAAACGCCACTTCCTGAGCAACTTAAGGCCTTAAATCTACGCCCAACAGTTGTGTTAGATGCCGCTTGCCACCCTGCTATTTTACAAGAAGCGATTTTGATTGCTTCTCCTGCCGCGAGAGTATCTATTATGGGATTCTCGAGTGAGCCAAGTTCCGTGACACAGCAAAGCATTACCAGTAAAGAGATCTCTTTATTCTCTTCACGCCTGAATGCGAAAAAATTCCCAGAGGTGATTAGCTGGATTGAGTCTAACAAGATTGATCCAACCAAAATCTTAACCCATCAGTTCCCATTCACTGAGGCACAAGATGCAATTTTGACCTTTGAGAAAGACCAAAAAACCTGCTGTAAAATTCTTTTAACCTTTTAATTTTATTACAAAAAAATAATTATTTTAAATACTACCCGACGTGATTAATAGGATAATAATATGAATACTCAGTCGATAGACCAATCAGGGAAAGTCGAACGTAGCTCTGGGGACCTCACCAAAGCTGCTGTTTCTGGTTGGCTTGGAACCGCCCTCGAATTTATGGATTTTCAGCTTTACTCGTTAGGCGCAGCACTTGTTTTTCACCAAATCTTTTTCCCTGAACAATCAGCATCAATGGCATTAATTCTCGCGATGGGTACCTATGGTGCGGGATATGTTGCTCGTATTGTCGGTGCCGTATTTTTTGGTCAAATGGGTGACAGAATCGGTCGTAAGAAAGTGTTATTCATTACCATCACCATGATGGGGGTGTGTACTACCTTAATTGGGATATTACCGACTTACGCACAAGTTGGTATCCTCGCCCCCTTACTGTTAGTTCTCTTGCGTATTATTCAAGGCTTAGGTGCTGGTGCCGAAATTTCAGGCGCAGGAACCATGCTCGCTGAATATGCACCAAAAGGCCGCCGCGGTATTGTCGCTTCACTGGTTGGTTTGGGAACAAACTGTGGAACACTGAGCGCAACCGCTATCTGGGCATTCATGTTCTTCTGGTTAGACAAAGAAGACTTACTGGCTTGGGGCTGGCGTGTACCATTCTTAGCAAGCTTTGTTGTGATGCTGTTTGCTGTCTGGCTGCGACTGAACCTCAAAGAAAGCCCAGTATTTGAGAAAGTTCAAAATGCGGAAGAGCAAGAAACGAAAGTTGCCGTTCAAGCTCCACCAAAAGAAAGTTTCTTTGCGATGTTCAAAACGAAAGCATTTTGGCTGGCAACAGGTATCCGTTTTGGTCAAGCGGGTAACTCAGGGCTTATCCAAACGTTCCTTGCGGGTTATTTAGTTCAAAGTCTCTTATTCGATAAAAGCATTCCAACTGATGCGATCATGATCAGCTCCATTGTCGGGTTCCTCACAATCCCTGTGATTGGCCTGCTATCGGATAAATTTGGTCGCCGTATTCCTTATATTATCCTTAGCTTATCCGCGATGCTGCTCGCCTACCCGATGCTTTCTGTCATCGTTAACGGGGCCAACAGTGTCAGCTTAATCACCATCTGTATTATTATTGTTCACAACTGTTCAGTTCTCGGATTATTTGCGCTCGAAAATATTACGATGGCTGAAATGTTCAACTCACGTAACCGCTTCACT
The window above is part of the Providencia sp. R33 genome. Proteins encoded here:
- a CDS encoding Zn-dependent oxidoreductase, which encodes MKAVVIKEPNTLLIEERAIPEPAENQVRIKVRLAGICGSDSHIYRGHNPFAKYPRVIGHEFFGVIEKVGSGVDSKRIGERVSIDPVLSCGHCYPCSIGKPNVCETLEVLGVHTDGGFTEYVTVPAANAYTIPDSISDECAVTVEPYSIAANVTSHVHPTKDDVALVYGAGTIGLTCAQVLKGVYQVKTLIVVDRVAERLARATACGADIVIDNSQTPLPEQLKALNLRPTVVLDAACHPAILQEAILIASPAARVSIMGFSSEPSSVTQQSITSKEISLFSSRLNAKKFPEVISWIESNKIDPTKILTHQFPFTEAQDAILTFEKDQKTCCKILLTF
- a CDS encoding MFS transporter, yielding MNTQSIDQSGKVERSSGDLTKAAVSGWLGTALEFMDFQLYSLGAALVFHQIFFPEQSASMALILAMGTYGAGYVARIVGAVFFGQMGDRIGRKKVLFITITMMGVCTTLIGILPTYAQVGILAPLLLVLLRIIQGLGAGAEISGAGTMLAEYAPKGRRGIVASLVGLGTNCGTLSATAIWAFMFFWLDKEDLLAWGWRVPFLASFVVMLFAVWLRLNLKESPVFEKVQNAEEQETKVAVQAPPKESFFAMFKTKAFWLATGIRFGQAGNSGLIQTFLAGYLVQSLLFDKSIPTDAIMISSIVGFLTIPVIGLLSDKFGRRIPYIILSLSAMLLAYPMLSVIVNGANSVSLITICIIIVHNCSVLGLFALENITMAEMFNSRNRFTGMAVAKEIGGLIASGLGPVLAGIFCSITGSWWPIAIMIIIYSAISLITAIIMPEVKDRDLTSPLDAVEEVEQQKSKGKAKYATVNQ